In the genome of Pseudomonas putida, one region contains:
- a CDS encoding ethanolamine ammonia-lyase subunit EutB, whose translation MASFVHTVGNQIYRFDSLKDVLAKASPARSGDYLAGVAASNDGERVAAQMALADIPLTHFLNEALIPYEADEVTRLIIDTHDKQAFAPVSHLTVGGFRDWLLSEAADEQSLRALAPGLTPEMAAAVSKIMRVQDLVLVAQKIRVVTKFRGTMGLRGRLSTRLQPNHPTDEPAGIAASILDGLLYGNGDAMIGINPATDSIASICTLLEMLDAIIQRYQIPTQSCVLTHVTTSIEAINRGVPLDLVFQSIAGTEAANAGFGINLNVLKEGYEAGLSLKRGTVGQNLMYFETGQGSALSANAHHGVDQQTCETRAYAVARHFNPFLVNTVVGFIGPEYLYNGKQIIRAGLEDHFCGKLLGVPMGCDICYTNHAEADQDDMDTLLTLLGVAGINFIMGIPGSDDIMLNYQTTSFHDALYARQTLGLKPGPEFEAWLERTGIFTQADGRVRFGDNLPPAFRQALAQLA comes from the coding sequence ATGGCAAGTTTCGTACACACGGTGGGTAATCAGATCTACCGCTTCGACAGTCTCAAGGACGTCTTGGCCAAGGCCAGTCCGGCCCGCTCGGGCGACTATCTGGCAGGCGTCGCAGCCAGCAACGACGGCGAGCGTGTCGCCGCGCAAATGGCCTTGGCCGATATTCCCCTCACGCATTTTCTCAACGAAGCGTTGATACCGTACGAGGCGGACGAAGTCACCCGACTGATCATCGACACCCATGACAAACAGGCCTTCGCCCCTGTCAGCCACCTCACCGTCGGCGGGTTTCGCGACTGGCTGCTCAGCGAGGCCGCCGACGAACAGAGCCTGCGCGCCCTCGCCCCCGGCCTGACCCCGGAAATGGCCGCGGCGGTGTCGAAGATCATGCGCGTCCAGGACCTGGTGCTGGTCGCACAGAAAATCCGCGTGGTGACAAAGTTTCGCGGCACCATGGGCCTGCGCGGGCGCCTCTCGACCCGCCTGCAGCCCAACCACCCCACCGACGAGCCGGCGGGCATCGCGGCGAGCATCCTCGACGGCCTGCTGTATGGCAACGGCGATGCCATGATCGGTATCAATCCGGCCACCGACAGCATCGCCTCGATCTGCACCCTGCTTGAAATGCTCGATGCGATCATCCAGCGCTACCAGATTCCGACCCAATCCTGCGTGCTGACCCACGTCACCACCTCGATCGAAGCCATCAATCGCGGCGTGCCACTGGACCTGGTGTTCCAATCCATCGCCGGCACCGAGGCGGCCAACGCCGGTTTCGGCATCAACCTCAACGTGCTCAAGGAAGGCTATGAAGCCGGCCTGTCGCTCAAGCGCGGTACCGTCGGACAGAACCTGATGTACTTCGAGACCGGCCAGGGCAGCGCGCTGTCGGCCAACGCCCACCATGGCGTGGATCAACAAACCTGCGAAACCCGCGCCTACGCCGTGGCGCGTCATTTCAACCCGTTCCTGGTCAATACCGTCGTCGGCTTCATTGGCCCGGAGTACTTGTACAACGGCAAGCAGATCATCCGGGCAGGCCTGGAGGATCACTTCTGCGGCAAGCTTCTGGGCGTGCCCATGGGCTGCGACATCTGCTACACCAACCATGCCGAAGCCGACCAGGACGACATGGACACGCTACTGACCCTGCTGGGCGTGGCCGGGATCAACTTCATCATGGGCATCCCCGGCTCCGACGACATCATGCTCAACTACCAGACCACCTCCTTCCATGACGCGCTCTATGCGCGCCAGACCCTGGGCCTCAAACCTGGGCCTGAGTTCGAGGCGTGGCTGGAACGCACCGGAATCTTCACCCAGGCCGATGGCCGGGTACGCTTCGGTGACAATCTGCCGCCGGCCTTCCGCCAGGCACTGGCACAGCTTGCATAG
- the eutC gene encoding ethanolamine ammonia-lyase subunit EutC yields MDRQTPTPENPWLALRNLTPARIALGRTGTSLPTGAQLDFQFAHAQARDAVHLPFDHAGLREQLNARGRESLLVHSAASDRHQYLQRPDLGRRLDEASVQHLREHAQANPGGVDLAIVVADGLSALAVHRHTLPFLARFEEHAAADGWRCAPVVLVEQGRVAVADEVGELLGARMTVMLIGERPGLSSPDSLGLYFTYAPKVGLTDAYRNCISNVRLEGLSYGMAAHRLLYLMREACRRQLSGVNLKDEAEVHSIESDTASGKSSNFLLGEQ; encoded by the coding sequence ATGGACCGACAGACACCCACTCCCGAGAATCCTTGGCTGGCCCTGCGCAACCTGACCCCGGCACGCATCGCCCTGGGCCGCACCGGCACCAGCCTGCCGACCGGTGCGCAGTTGGACTTCCAGTTCGCCCATGCCCAGGCCCGCGATGCCGTGCACCTGCCCTTCGACCACGCGGGCCTGCGCGAACAACTTAACGCCCGTGGTCGCGAAAGCCTGCTGGTACACAGCGCGGCCAGCGATCGCCACCAGTACCTGCAGCGTCCCGATCTGGGTCGGCGCCTGGACGAAGCATCCGTCCAGCACCTGCGCGAACATGCCCAGGCCAATCCGGGCGGTGTCGATCTTGCGATCGTGGTCGCCGACGGCCTCTCGGCCCTGGCCGTGCACCGCCACACCCTGCCCTTCCTGGCCCGCTTCGAAGAGCATGCCGCAGCCGACGGCTGGCGTTGCGCGCCCGTCGTGCTGGTGGAACAGGGCCGTGTGGCGGTGGCCGATGAAGTCGGTGAACTGCTTGGCGCGCGCATGACGGTCATGCTGATCGGGGAACGCCCTGGCCTGAGTTCACCCGACAGCCTGGGCCTGTACTTCACTTACGCGCCCAAGGTCGGCCTCACCGATGCCTACCGCAACTGCATCTCCAACGTGCGCCTGGAAGGCCTGAGCTACGGCATGGCAGCTCACCGCCTGCTGTACTTGATGCGCGAGGCCTGCCGGCGCCAGCTTTCCGGCGTGAACCTGAAGGACGAAGCCGAAGTCCACAGCATCGAAAGCGACACGGCCTCAGGCAAAAGCAGTAACTTCCTGCTGGGAGAACAGTAA
- a CDS encoding GNAT family N-acetyltransferase, whose product MRIIKATLEHLDLLTPLFVKYREFYGQLPYPDSSRSFLEKRLKRGESVIYLALPDDEEGRLLGFCQLYPSFSSLSLKRVWILNDIYVAEDSRRMLVADHLMREAKKMAKDTNAVRMRVSTSSDNDVARKTYESIGFRKDTEFENYILPITQD is encoded by the coding sequence ATGCGCATCATCAAGGCAACCCTGGAACACCTCGACCTGCTGACCCCCTTGTTCGTGAAATATCGCGAGTTCTATGGGCAGCTGCCGTACCCGGACAGCTCGCGCAGCTTCCTGGAAAAACGTCTCAAGCGTGGCGAATCGGTGATCTACCTGGCCCTGCCGGATGACGAGGAGGGGCGTCTGCTTGGTTTCTGCCAGCTCTACCCGAGCTTCTCCTCCCTGTCGCTCAAGCGCGTTTGGATTCTCAATGACATCTATGTGGCCGAAGACTCCCGCCGTATGCTGGTGGCCGACCACCTGATGCGTGAAGCCAAGAAAATGGCCAAGGACACCAACGCCGTGCGCATGCGGGTCTCCACCAGCAGCGACAACGACGTGGCACGCAAGACCTACGAATCGATCGGCTTTCGCAAAGACACCGAGTTCGAAAACTACATTTTGCCGATCACCCAAGACTGA
- a CDS encoding DedA family protein, which produces MEFNPLDLILHLDAYLDLLVTNYGPWIYAILFAVIFCETGLVVMPFLPGDSLLFIAGAVAAGGGMDPVLLAGLLMAAAILGDSTNYVIGRTTGERLFRNPNSKIFRRDYLQRTHDFYERHGGKTVTMARFLPILRTFAPFVAGIAHMHYPRFLAFSVTGSLLWVGGLVTLGYFFGNVPVIKQHLSLMVVGIIILSLVPMILGLLRGRLGRTAKVH; this is translated from the coding sequence ATGGAATTCAACCCGCTGGACCTTATCCTGCATCTCGATGCTTACCTCGATCTGCTGGTCACCAACTACGGCCCCTGGATCTACGCCATTCTCTTCGCGGTGATCTTCTGCGAGACCGGGCTGGTGGTGATGCCCTTCCTGCCGGGCGACTCCTTGCTGTTCATCGCCGGTGCCGTCGCCGCAGGCGGTGGCATGGATCCAGTACTGCTGGCCGGCCTGCTCATGGCCGCGGCGATCCTGGGTGACAGCACCAACTACGTCATCGGCCGGACCACGGGCGAGCGGCTGTTCCGCAACCCCAATTCAAAGATCTTCCGCCGCGACTACCTGCAGCGTACCCACGACTTCTATGAGCGCCACGGCGGCAAGACCGTGACCATGGCGCGCTTCCTGCCGATCCTGCGGACCTTCGCACCTTTCGTCGCAGGTATCGCGCACATGCACTATCCGCGCTTTCTGGCCTTCAGCGTCACAGGCTCGCTGCTGTGGGTCGGCGGCCTGGTGACCCTGGGCTACTTCTTCGGCAACGTCCCGGTCATCAAGCAACACCTGTCGCTGATGGTCGTCGGTATCATCATCCTGTCGCTGGTGCCAATGATCCTGGGCCTGCTGCGTGGCCGCCTGGGCCGCACGGCGAAGGTCCACTGA
- a CDS encoding zinc-dependent peptidase, whose protein sequence is MWSLRAWRRRRTLARYPVDPQLWQVVRERLPLLDGISDQEDRILREACVLFLRDKHLTALPGVELNDEQRLFLAAQAQLPLLHLGDLNWYQGFHEIILYPDDFLSPQRHRDASGVEHTWDAEHSGEAWQQGPVILAWPGVLASGGWEAYNLVIHELAHKLDMLNGDANGLPPLHNDMRVEAWASAMQQAYDDMNRQLDANPDAETAIDPYAAENPAEFFAVTSEYFFSAPDLLHQVYPQVYQQLALFYRQDPLARLERLQAEHPLYRETQA, encoded by the coding sequence ATGTGGTCGCTGCGCGCCTGGCGTCGCCGACGTACCCTGGCCCGATACCCCGTCGATCCACAGTTGTGGCAGGTGGTTCGCGAGCGCCTGCCCCTGCTCGACGGCATCAGTGACCAGGAAGACCGCATCCTGCGCGAAGCCTGCGTACTGTTCCTGCGCGACAAGCACCTGACCGCCTTGCCCGGCGTGGAACTGAACGACGAACAGCGTCTGTTCCTCGCCGCCCAGGCCCAACTGCCGCTGCTGCACCTGGGCGACCTGAACTGGTACCAGGGCTTCCACGAGATCATCCTCTACCCCGACGACTTCCTCAGCCCACAACGCCACCGCGATGCCAGCGGTGTCGAACATACCTGGGATGCCGAGCACAGCGGCGAAGCCTGGCAACAGGGTCCGGTGATCCTGGCCTGGCCCGGAGTGCTGGCCAGCGGCGGCTGGGAAGCCTACAACCTGGTGATACACGAACTGGCGCATAAGCTCGACATGCTCAATGGCGATGCCAATGGCCTGCCGCCGCTGCACAACGACATGCGCGTGGAGGCTTGGGCAAGCGCCATGCAACAGGCCTACGACGACATGAACCGGCAACTGGACGCCAACCCGGACGCCGAAACCGCCATCGACCCGTACGCTGCCGAAAACCCGGCGGAATTCTTCGCCGTCACCAGCGAGTACTTCTTCAGCGCGCCCGACCTGCTGCACCAGGTATATCCACAGGTGTATCAGCAACTGGCGCTGTTCTATCGCCAGGACCCGCTCGCCCGCCTGGAGCGATTGCAGGCCGAACATCCTCTGTATCGTGAAACCCAGGCCTGA
- the ppa gene encoding inorganic diphosphatase translates to MSYSKIPAGKDLPNDIYVAIEIPANHAPIKYEIDKDSDTLFVDRFMATPMFYPANYGYIPNTLADDGDPLDVLVVTPYPVAPGSVIRARPVGVLHMDDESGGDAKVLAVPHDKLSQLYVDVKEYTDLPALLLEQIKHFFENYKDLEKGKWVKIKGWEGADAARAEITKSVAAYKG, encoded by the coding sequence ATGAGCTACAGCAAGATTCCGGCAGGCAAAGACCTGCCGAACGACATCTACGTCGCCATCGAGATCCCGGCTAACCACGCGCCGATCAAGTACGAGATCGACAAGGACAGCGACACCCTGTTCGTCGACCGTTTCATGGCCACCCCGATGTTCTACCCGGCCAACTATGGCTACATCCCGAACACCCTGGCCGACGACGGTGATCCGCTGGACGTGCTGGTCGTGACCCCGTATCCGGTCGCTCCAGGCTCGGTCATCCGCGCCCGTCCGGTCGGCGTCCTGCACATGGACGACGAGAGCGGTGGCGACGCTAAGGTCCTGGCCGTTCCTCACGACAAGCTGAGCCAGCTGTACGTCGACGTTAAGGAATACACCGACCTGCCAGCCCTGCTGCTGGAGCAGATCAAGCACTTCTTCGAGAACTACAAGGATCTGGAGAAAGGCAAGTGGGTCAAGATCAAGGGCTGGGAAGGCGCTGACGCCGCCCGTGCCGAGATCACCAAGTCGGTTGCTGCCTACAAGGGCTAA